Part of the Haliaeetus albicilla chromosome 28, bHalAlb1.1, whole genome shotgun sequence genome, CAGGACGGGTTCCAGCTGGTGGGTAGCCAGAGGCTCTCCTGCCTGCGCCGGGAGAGCGCTTCGTCCTGGAGCCACCCCCCGCCCCACTGCCAGGGTAAGGAGCCCACCGGCGTGACCCAGCCCCTGTGCCCAATTTGGGGGTCTTAACGGGGTGCAGGTGATTGCCGACCGATTGCTGAGTCAGGAGGGGAGGTGCAGCCGCTGGCCTTTGCGCTGGGGTTTGCTGACGAGGAGAGAGGAGGTGGGGTGCCCCGGCCACCCCAAAAGGGGATGGGGGTCCAGCTTTACCTGGTCGGCGGTACAGGTGAAATGCCATGCTTCAGCACGGTCCCCGCAGCAGCATTTCGTGAGCTGCGTAAGGCAGAGGGTGAATCCACCCGGCGTGGGCTGAGCAGATAACCAGCTCTTCTCTCGCTCCCAGTACCTGGCGCAGAAGTCACCAAGTCGGGTCAAAACCTGGTAGCGGCTGATGCCCGGCTCTGGGTGTCAGGAACAGGGGCTCCAGGGCACAGCCAAAAGTTttcaggagaaggaaaactgaacTTGGCAGCACCCCAGCACGTGCTGGGTCACGAAAGCGCGTGCAGAGCATGTGCCGGTTGCAAATGGCCCTCGTGGTTTTTTGTGGCATGAGCTCATCGAGAACGAATGGCTTAACGTCGAAGCAACAAAGTTTATTGCTTTAAAAGCTTTCCCTCACGCACTGCGTGTTGCGTGcgtatataaaataatttcaggaaaATGGCTCTCAAGAAAGTTTTATGTTTTTGCACCGGcaagcaaaaccacagaagtTGTAAATGCTATATAGCTTACGTGTGAATTATATTGCTCGTGCTGGGTGCTGACAATCAAAGACCCGGGGCCCTCTCAGAAACAGTTTACAGGCAAACCTGTGGTGCAATAGCTGGCTAAAAAAAGTTAGAAGTAGAAAAGGTCTGCCGCATTcacttttgctgcttctcttccacttgctcaggagaagaaaatccattttgaaATGGTAGCACCTCACGAAGGTCAAATTAGAAACCAAAGTGCCTCAGCCATAGGACAACCCTGCAGGTGCTTCACCTCAGAAGCACCCCAGGCAGCTTgccctttaaaaatgaaaacagaaataaagcaattcACCTCAGCTCAGAGCTATAAAACCTGGTGACACACAGTCAGTGAGTACCTttcattcataaaaatgaacacagcaaaataaaagcaataaacttTGTTGCAATAGGTCACAGGTACTCCTGTAGTAAAACAGTCATAAAGCTCATTAGCAAACCTTGTCTCCTCAGCCCTAAACGAAGCCTGCAGTTTGTGCACCACTTAACACAGAAACAACTTGagtgaacaaaacaaaacaaaaaaaacccctccaaactTTAAATCACACCTTGAGTTCCCCAAAATAAAGAGGTTTTAAGacaattttaaggaaaaagaatccCCACGCGCTTGTtctctttgaaacaaaaagcaaatctCTGTACTTTCAGGAGCCTTAGTTTGGTTATTTTGCAAGTGTCAtaaggttggggtttttgaaTCCGTGTATTTTATTACTTTGAAAACCTAAACATACCATTTTTAGCAAATTCTTTCTTATTATTTTGCCCTTGGGATGGGAGCCACTTCCCTAACTTTAGACATTTACAATGCAAACAGCATTTAGGTTCCCTTTATGCTTTGATCAGGATGTAATTCATCTGCTCTTTCCGGACATCGTCCTTATGGCAGGTAAGGATCACACGCTCGGATGGACGGCACGCGTTCTGAAGGAAGTGGCTATTTTTTACGCTGAGGGTGGtggagcactggcacaggttgccgagaggtggtcgatgccccatcccgggaaacattcaagatcgggttggacggggctctgagcaacctggtctagtggaaggtgtccctgctcgttgcaggggggttggaactaggtaacctttaaaggtcccttccaacccaaactattctatggtTATGTCCATCGAAGTTTCCAATTaattggttggttttgtttttaatttcacaagccaatttttctttcaaatactcATGCTTCCTTAAccctttttaccttttttcctttttatcttttttccttataaacttttttctcctttttaactttttccctttttaactctttttcttcttttttcaactttttcctttttttccttcccaaggaacagttacacaaaaataaatgttccaggttaaaaaaaaaaaagttaccaccattttttttttcctgaggcttAATTCCTGCTACCTTTGTGCTTTATGCAAGACACATTGAACATGTTCCACTTTCTGTCTGATgtgattattttactttaattatttaaagaaaatatcaacTTTTAATATGATTCCCACCACTCCCCATTAACTTTCGTGTTTATCGAGCCAGCATGCCGTCCCCCACAATCACCATTCTTTTTCTAAGCAGCTATTAATAACCACTACACCCTGAAGCGTAACTTCAGGTtacccccccggccccactcACCGCCCCCCCGCTCTGCCCCGCAGCCGCCCCGCAGCCCTCGGCCACCGGCTCCCGCGCCGCGGTGGCCGCCTCGCTGCTCAGCGGAGCCGTTATCCTGGCCCTGTCCGTCTCCTTCGCCGTCTGCTGCTGGCGGGACAAGGCGAGGAAGAACCGCGGTGGGTGAGTatgtggcggggggggaggtggttttgggaaggggggggtgAAGAGCCAGAGCTACGGGACAACTGCCGAGACACGAAGCCAGGCGGGTTGCACCCACCCAGGACAGACGCATCTTGCGACCCACCTCCCTTCCAGCACGACCCTCCCCGTTCTCGTGTCCGAAACCACCTGCAGCTCGACACGCTCACGCGTAAAAAAACGTTAAAGCGCTGCCCCAAAGCGGAGCTATGTTTGTCCCCGGTGAGGAAGAGGGGGCTGCTTCGCGAGGGGTCCCGGCAGCGGGGACGCTGCTGGTGATGGCAGAGAGGGCTCCTGCAAGGAACGCCGCAGCACGTGCAAAGCTGTTCACTTGGTGATTTACAAAAAGCTCTCCCTATCGGAGGGAGAAGGGAACGGACAATACGCGGAGGACGGTCGGTGCGAATATCCCTTTCTGAGGGTGAGGTCAGTGTGACTGCCCGTGCGCGGTCCAGCGGGGCGAAAAGAGGAGCACCCCCctctggggagggcagggagaggagctgtggtggggagcggggctgggccAGCAGAGGTGCCACCAGGCAGGACCACGCTCGCGGAGCAGCCTCTCTGCAGCGGCACTTCCCCGTTTTCCCAACCTACGGTCCGGCAGGACCGCTTTGGTTTTGCCAGCGACGTTACCCTGAACAAGGGATCGCAGCGACAGGGACCATGCAGGAGCCTACCTAGGGATGCAGCTTTAACCGAGAGCCTAATTTCTTACTGTCAGAAGCTCACAAGGAGTAAAAAACACCCTGCTAGAGATAAAATCTCAATCTCTCAGCAGGCACCAGCCATACCTctccctgctcttccccaggctggcCGGTGCCTCGCCAGCACCCCTTTTCTGCGGGGCTGAAATAGCTTCGGTGCTTTCTTCTGGGAGCGGAGGAAGAGGGTCAAAACCACTGGGTCACAACCTTGGTTTAGGATACAAACGTGCCAAACCTTTCCGGGGCCAGGGAGGGTGAACGAAAACCACCAGTCGACAAAGCgcaaagaaaagcatctgcGTGGGCATCTCTCTCTCCACCTTGCAGGCAGCAGAATAGGAGGAAAGTCAGAGGAGGATGGAAGCGTGACCCCTCCACCCCCGAGAGGGGCAGGAACGCTTTCGGGAGACTGAAACACTACCACCGGCGCGATTACCACCTCTCGGCCCTCTCCAGCTCCGTGTTCCCGGGGGCGTTCGCGGGCTGCAATAACCTGGCTTTCCAAAGGTAGGGCTCAGCCCCCCGTGCTGGCaccgctcccccagccccttgcGCAGGGGCAAGAGCTGCTCCCAGACTACTCggaggcaggagcagccagaTCTAAAAGCCCAGTCGCTCGGGCATTTGAGACCCTGCCTCATCCTCTTACACGCTCCCCATTTAGCGCCTAACACCAACGAAACCCTTCCAAGGGGGAGAGGATCCGGAGGCGCAGGGCGCTCCTTCGCCCTGCCTCAGCATCGCCTGGGTGGGCTGCGGGCTCCCAtcggccccgcagccccctctTACTACCCCCTCGTCCTCTTGCCTTTACCAGGAGCCCTGAAAACCCGCCGAAGGTGCCCCCGCAGACCCGGTACCCCGAAGCAGGGGTCTTGCCCCCGCTGGCATTACAGCCCGGCACACTGCCCGTCGCTGCCCTGCCCGGCCACCCGTCCCGCAGCGTCCTGCTGCCCGCCGTGCCCTGCCGCGCCGACCTCCCCAGGGACCTGCTCCCCCTCTACTACAGAAGCTACGAGGAACATAAGCTCTTCGACAAGTTCGGGAGGCCGGTTTGAAAATTTGAACTGccattccactttttttttttttttgtccgtcccccccctcttttttcttttaacaccaTCAATTCCTTGAAAACGCTGCAGAGCTCAGGAAAGAATCTCACAAGAGCCAATTACTGCACCTGGGTTTTCAAATGGAGAAAATTTGACACTTTGTGTTGAAAGGCTTTTTTGATAGAaaccttttatttctctcccctgtccagaaGTGCACATTTCAAACAAGAGTTCCTGGGTTACAAGCTTCTTAATTGATCATTTCGGTGAGATGCATAAAGCCAAGTCTGAGCAGCTCCAGCTTAACCTACAAGCTGAGCATGTGCAGACTTTCAGGTTTTAAACACAAGAGGCTGATTTTCTGTTTAGGGCTCTTTTAAAGGCTGAAAGTGAAGACAGCCAGTTACCAGGAACAAGGAATCCATGTCATTAGATAATTGGAAGCATTTACAATTCATTGCACTTGAATGTAGGCTGAGATTTAAagggggggttttgttgttcaGAACTCACCATATCTTCCCATTTCTACACAGACAGTCTTAGACTTGTGAGATGCAGTGACAAGTGTGCAAAGATAGCCAGTCATGAGGAAAACATGAATTTATCTTTAATACAAAGGATCTAGCACATtcggggaaaaaaatcccaataacaatgaaaaaaaaaacccaccaaaaaaacaaaaaaaaacccacttgggGTTTTTCATCCCCTCTCTCCTGCATTAGACATTCTCATCAGGACCTACAGCAGCACCCGAAGAGCTAGCCTAAGTGCCATCATTTgcattcagaaagcaaagacaCCTGTATTTCTGTCCAGGATTTCCTGGGTGGAAATAGAGGGGCATGTTCCAGGCAGTGAGCCTGGCCAAGCAGCTTCGGGACACCTCGGCCCCGTTCGCACCGCAGGACAGACGTATTCCTGCACAGCGTGCCCGACGCAGTTTGGGCAGATGGGGCTTGTTGAGTAACGTGGCATCACGTGTGCCCAGAGATGCTTCTCTTAATTTGGGAGGCATTACGGTGTCAGTCAGAAGAGGTGCTGGCAGCTCCAAAAGCCGCTGCATGCATGGGGCAGGGAATAAGAACGAGCACCCAGGACGTGaacccccagcatcacctgcCATCCAGTGCTCAAGGATGCAAACTGCAATACTCAAACAAGCCTGCTGCAAAGGCTAGGAGTTTTAGTCTGCTGACTTCATTTCTATCAACATTTGCATCCCATTTCAAGGGCAGAAGCCTTAAAAGATGCAAGGTAGCACATTTTTGTGCTAAGGCAATTCCTACTAGTGGACATCTGGGAACCACTGCCGCTCCTCCCTGGAAAGAGAGCTAGGGACGctgttttttctatttctaataACAATGAAGGAATCTCTCCTTATTCCACCTCCTATGTCTTCTTTCCACATCGCCAAGCTATGGAAAGTCTGGTTTGGGGGCTGGGTTTGATGGGGGAGGGAGCAGGTGGTAAAGCTTTTACAGATCCCTCGCAAAAGATGACAACACTGGCAGTGGCCATTTACCAGCAACTGCACCAcgagaaggaaaaaacctttcACTCTCCTCAGACAACTGAAGCTGTAGAAAGGACAGGAAAAACAGGACCTGCTCCACGCTTCCCTTTGGCTCACATCCTCAcctttttctcctgcctcttttTCCAGCCAAGTCTAAGGCACAGGGAGGGGAATAATCCTGCTTCAAGGTACGCTGTTCTTCGGTCCCCTCCTGGATGC contains:
- the LOC138682478 gene encoding sushi domain-containing protein 3-like, translated to MTGQKFGKCIALCLLPWSCLSFAWSDAAGAGTASPGAGHIRKGLPRDTANGTDVRSNISALCMALPPPRHGYYYVDRGSGISVGSVLVYWCQDGFQLVGSQRLSCLRRESASSWSHPPPHCQAAPQPSATGSRAAVAASLLSGAVILALSVSFAVCCWRDKARKNRGGQQNRRKVRGGWKRDPSTPERGRNAFGRLKHYHRRDYHLSALSSSVFPGAFAGCNNLAFQRSPENPPKVPPQTRYPEAGVLPPLALQPGTLPVAALPGHPSRSVLLPAVPCRADLPRDLLPLYYRSYEEHKLFDKFGRPV